The Syntrophaceae bacterium genome has a segment encoding these proteins:
- a CDS encoding RHS repeat-associated core domain-containing protein, with the protein MILEYVRHGDREARTASYLHGPGIDEPLAVERRRPPLFGNGGFETYNYLADGLGSITGLADSKGRLVQRYEYDSFGNPGAIHPLINQPYAFTGREYDPETGLYYYRARYYDPKAGRFITRDPIGFAGGDVNLFSYVWNGPATHVDPFGLAGDGQKAFDEYYNNPANWITGGLGPYIQVSKGHSDFYASDRFDWTKEDRGLTAPELPWIGTYWHFRSLHETVGDILDAIAKCNKDSFERAIHDMHDVTFHYDKGYRWWTLGHLKEFPTPYDPDNDLAAWNKSQKRTLYFVNMWNNKCGCK; encoded by the coding sequence CGACGAGCCCCTGGCGGTGGAGAGGCGTCGGCCCCCGCTCTTCGGGAACGGCGGGTTTGAGACTTACAATTACCTGGCTGACGGACTGGGCTCCATCACCGGCCTGGCCGATTCCAAAGGCCGGCTGGTCCAGCGGTACGAGTACGACTCCTTCGGGAACCCGGGGGCGATCCATCCGCTGATCAACCAGCCCTATGCCTTCACCGGCCGGGAGTACGACCCCGAGACGGGGCTGTACTACTACCGGGCAAGATATTACGATCCCAAGGCGGGACGGTTCATCACAAGGGACCCGATCGGCTTCGCCGGGGGGGATGTGAACCTGTTTTCATATGTCTGGAACGGGCCTGCCACTCATGTCGATCCCTTTGGTCTGGCGGGCGACGGGCAGAAGGCATTTGACGAGTACTACAACAACCCGGCGAACTGGATCACCGGCGGCCTGGGACCTTATATACAAGTGTCGAAGGGGCACAGTGATTTCTATGCAAGTGACCGGTTCGACTGGACGAAGGAGGATAGAGGCTTAACTGCCCCTGAGCTTCCGTGGATAGGGACCTATTGGCACTTCCGTAGTCTTCATGAAACGGTAGGCGACATTTTGGATGCCATTGCGAAATGCAATAAAGATTCATTTGAAAGGGCTATACACGATATGCATGATGTCACCTTTCATTATGATAAAGGGTATCGATGGTGGACTCTCGGGCACTTGAAAGAATTCCCAACCCCTTACGACCCAGATAATGATTTGGCTGCTTGGAATAAGTCTCAGAAGAGAACTCTATATTTTGTGAATATGTGGAACAATAAATGTGGGTGTAAATAA
- a CDS encoding tetratricopeptide repeat protein codes for MIPDRYRMFLAALLLSVLVLAVYFNVQHFDFIQMDDPQYVVQSDIVTGGLSWDRMLKAFSTVQVANWHPLTTLSFMLDYQFFRLNAAAYHWNNVLLHLLGSLLLLAALNRITKAFWQSFFVTLLFSLHPLHVESVAWISERKDVLSALFCFLTIYAYSRYTEKPSIANYSALILIYAAGLMTKPMLVTLPFVLLLLDYWPLKRFDMSLTKKNLHLVYEKIPLFVLSAASCIVTFCVQKSSEAVVSVDLISLPARISNALISYAKYLAMTFRPVDLAVFYPHPGMPSLEQLLPSIAVLVLITAAVLFLASRYPYLFVGWSWYLGTLVPVIGLVQVGVQAMADRYTYIPLVGIFIMIAWGIPDLLKTWRHRGIAMATAGSVVLSVLAVLSWRQVQVWENSHTLFRHAVEVTRENSVAHSNLAFAYARQGDIDRAIRHFDLASKMTPHFPDTHNNLGVLLAQVGKYEEAIRAFRTALNEYPGYELARKNLNVSLDLLAKEKRN; via the coding sequence ATGATTCCAGATCGTTATCGAATGTTTCTCGCGGCCCTTCTGCTGTCCGTCCTGGTGCTCGCCGTATACTTCAACGTGCAGCATTTCGATTTCATCCAAATGGACGATCCCCAGTACGTCGTGCAGAGCGACATCGTCACCGGAGGCCTGAGCTGGGACAGGATGCTAAAGGCTTTCTCGACGGTTCAGGTTGCGAACTGGCATCCTTTGACAACACTTTCCTTCATGTTGGACTACCAATTCTTTCGATTGAATGCCGCGGCATACCACTGGAACAACGTTCTTCTGCACCTGCTCGGCAGCCTCCTGCTTCTGGCTGCCCTGAACCGCATCACGAAGGCGTTCTGGCAGAGTTTCTTCGTTACGCTGCTTTTCTCCCTTCATCCCCTGCATGTGGAGTCGGTCGCCTGGATATCGGAGCGTAAGGACGTCCTGAGCGCCCTTTTCTGTTTCCTGACGATCTATGCCTACAGCCGATACACGGAGAAGCCCTCCATCGCGAACTATTCAGCGTTGATTCTGATTTATGCGGCCGGGCTGATGACGAAGCCCATGCTGGTCACGCTGCCATTCGTCTTGCTGCTCCTGGATTACTGGCCCCTGAAGCGTTTTGACATGAGCCTGACGAAGAAAAATCTTCATCTCGTCTATGAAAAGATTCCGCTCTTCGTCCTGTCCGCTGCCTCCTGCATCGTGACTTTCTGTGTCCAGAAAAGCAGCGAAGCCGTCGTCTCCGTGGATTTGATCTCCCTGCCGGCGCGAATTTCCAACGCCCTGATTTCCTATGCCAAGTACCTGGCGATGACGTTCCGGCCGGTCGATCTGGCCGTTTTCTATCCGCATCCGGGAATGCCGTCCCTCGAACAGCTGCTGCCGAGCATCGCCGTTCTGGTCCTGATCACGGCCGCCGTTCTGTTTCTTGCCTCCCGCTACCCGTATCTGTTTGTCGGCTGGTCCTGGTATCTGGGCACCCTGGTTCCCGTGATCGGCCTCGTGCAGGTCGGTGTCCAGGCCATGGCGGACCGTTATACGTATATTCCGCTGGTCGGTATCTTCATCATGATCGCCTGGGGGATCCCGGATCTCCTCAAAACGTGGCGCCATCGGGGCATTGCCATGGCAACGGCCGGCTCCGTCGTGCTCTCTGTCCTGGCGGTCCTTTCCTGGCGGCAGGTCCAGGTGTGGGAAAACAGCCACACGCTCTTCCGGCACGCCGTCGAGGTTACCCGTGAAAACTCCGTAGCCCACAGCAATCTGGCCTTTGCCTATGCCCGGCAGGGAGATATCGATAGGGCCATCCGGCATTTCGACCTGGCATCGAAAATGACGCCCCATTTTCCCGATACCCATAACAATCTTGGAGTTCTCCTGGCGCAGGTCGGGAAATACGAAGAGGCGATCCGGGCATTCCGGACAGCCTTGAACGAATATCCGGGCTACGAACTGGCCAGGAAGAACCTGAATGTCTCCCTTGACCTTCTGGCCAAAGAAAAGCGCAATTGA
- a CDS encoding acyltransferase family protein, protein MAERSGSPGKRKGGDRSIAAGLRSLFAMPPYPEGNRDRLIDAMKGAGILLVVFGHAVLAHDPRFRDNPLFIFVFSFTMPLFFFLSGWVLPRSLDRPASAYLGRQFRRLVVPFLAWHAVYYAVRGSYASESLAGSYIELLHAPAVGLWFLWVLFLASGILFLTIRGMRRASLEKWEDAAVILAVFAVRLIRTDWLAVPEVQHHLIFYAAGFLVSKYRSALSPSWNRLPIAAAVLFPLLAPFWRQNELPRFYPWLVDFLGAAGPARLVASVYKDLVAFSGIGMAAFVLQSAERSRIHTTLCRLGTLTLDIYVSHALFLTGVGRGWTLYLTSAGAGFFLSLALSLLLLRRYKPLRIVFLGLDR, encoded by the coding sequence ATGGCTGAACGCTCCGGAAGCCCCGGGAAGCGGAAAGGCGGGGACCGTTCCATCGCCGCCGGCCTCCGGTCCCTGTTCGCCATGCCGCCCTACCCGGAGGGAAACCGCGACCGCCTCATAGACGCCATGAAGGGCGCCGGGATTCTGCTTGTTGTCTTCGGGCACGCCGTCCTGGCCCACGACCCGCGGTTCCGCGACAACCCCCTGTTCATCTTCGTCTTTTCCTTCACGATGCCGCTGTTCTTCTTCCTCAGCGGCTGGGTCCTGCCCCGGTCCCTCGACCGGCCGGCGTCAGCCTACCTGGGGCGGCAGTTCCGCCGCCTGGTCGTTCCCTTTCTCGCCTGGCATGCCGTCTACTACGCCGTTCGGGGAAGCTATGCATCGGAGAGCCTCGCCGGATCGTACATCGAGCTTCTCCACGCCCCGGCCGTCGGCCTGTGGTTCCTCTGGGTTCTCTTCCTGGCCAGCGGCATCCTCTTCCTGACGATCCGGGGAATGCGGAGGGCTAGCTTGGAAAAATGGGAGGACGCGGCGGTGATCCTGGCGGTCTTTGCCGTCCGCCTGATCCGGACGGACTGGCTGGCCGTCCCGGAGGTCCAGCACCACCTGATCTTCTACGCCGCCGGTTTTCTGGTCTCGAAATACCGGTCCGCCCTGTCCCCCTCGTGGAATCGGTTGCCGATTGCGGCGGCTGTCCTGTTTCCGCTCCTGGCGCCCTTCTGGCGCCAGAACGAGCTGCCCCGGTTCTATCCGTGGCTCGTGGATTTTCTCGGAGCCGCGGGTCCGGCCCGGCTCGTCGCTTCAGTCTACAAGGACCTCGTCGCCTTCTCCGGAATCGGTATGGCGGCCTTCGTTCTGCAGTCGGCGGAAAGAAGCCGGATCCATACGACGCTTTGCCGGCTGGGAACGTTGACGCTGGATATCTACGTGAGCCACGCCCTGTTTTTGACGGGCGTCGGGCGGGGATGGACGCTATACCTGACTTCAGCGGGGGCGGGCTTTTTCCTGTCCCTGGCCCTGTCCCTCCTTCTATTGCGGCGATACAAGCCCTTGAGGATTGTTTTTCTGGGGCTGGACCGCTGA
- a CDS encoding glycosyltransferase family 2 protein: MELSVIIVTYNTLQFLGPCLSSVLAADPADKEVFVVDNASRDGSADMVERDFPQVRLIRNAENRGFAAANNQALPLCRGRCLLYLNPDTEVRPGALIAGIAYLDTHPAVGLAGARMINPDGTPQESVSLRYPGERHTRGELANLPGRIAAVLGAAMFAPADLIRSLGGFDEGFFLYGEDQDLCLRIRRAGREIGFIDDAVIFHAGGGSEQDSPSADVVRRKVRAEYLFYRKHYRPESVARIRRLQDLQARWRLWTLGLSTLLSPGKEETKRKRDRYRTVLEEIRNHG; the protein is encoded by the coding sequence ATGGAACTCTCCGTCATCATCGTCACTTACAATACGCTGCAATTCCTCGGCCCCTGCCTTTCCTCCGTCCTGGCGGCGGATCCGGCGGACAAGGAGGTCTTCGTCGTCGACAACGCCTCGCGGGACGGCAGTGCGGACATGGTGGAGCGGGACTTCCCGCAAGTCCGTCTCATCCGGAATGCGGAGAACCGGGGATTCGCCGCGGCGAACAACCAGGCCCTGCCGCTGTGCCGGGGGCGCTGCCTGCTCTACCTCAATCCCGACACCGAGGTCCGGCCCGGCGCCCTGATCGCCGGGATCGCCTACCTTGACACCCACCCGGCTGTGGGCCTGGCGGGAGCCCGGATGATCAATCCCGACGGAACGCCCCAGGAGTCGGTTTCCCTTCGCTATCCCGGCGAGCGGCATACCCGTGGGGAACTGGCGAACCTGCCCGGCCGGATTGCCGCCGTCCTGGGAGCGGCCATGTTCGCCCCGGCGGACCTGATCCGGAGTCTCGGGGGATTCGACGAAGGCTTTTTCCTCTATGGGGAGGACCAGGATCTCTGCCTGCGGATCCGGCGGGCGGGGCGGGAGATCGGCTTCATCGACGACGCGGTGATCTTTCACGCCGGCGGCGGGAGCGAGCAGGACTCGCCCTCGGCGGACGTCGTCCGGCGGAAAGTCCGGGCCGAGTACCTCTTCTACCGGAAGCATTACCGGCCCGAATCGGTCGCGCGGATCCGACGCCTCCAGGATCTCCAGGCCCGCTGGCGCCTCTGGACGCTGGGGCTCTCAACCCTTTTGTCACCAGGGAAGGAAGAAACGAAGCGGAAGAGAGACCGCTACCGGACCGTCCTCGAGGAGATCCGAAACCATGGCTGA
- a CDS encoding acyl-CoA thioesterase: protein MFRKTISPRISETNAARHIGHNAIPVWLEEGFIEILRLFSDDPTGDPAVAMVNLNIDFLGEIFFGTDVELTTAVKKLGNTSVVLHQEIYQKGKLCVRAAVTFVHFDFQTKKSKPVSEEALRRLREHLVTEN from the coding sequence ATGTTCAGAAAAACGATCTCACCGAGAATATCCGAGACGAACGCGGCGCGGCACATCGGCCACAACGCGATCCCGGTCTGGCTGGAAGAGGGGTTCATCGAGATTTTGCGGCTCTTCAGCGACGACCCCACGGGGGATCCGGCCGTGGCCATGGTGAACCTGAATATCGATTTCCTGGGGGAAATTTTCTTCGGCACGGACGTGGAACTTACGACGGCCGTGAAGAAGCTCGGCAACACCAGCGTCGTTCTGCACCAGGAGATTTACCAGAAGGGCAAGCTCTGCGTGCGTGCGGCCGTGACCTTTGTCCACTTCGACTTCCAGACGAAGAAATCGAAACCGGTCTCGGAGGAGGCCCTCCGGAGACTCCGGGAGCACCTGGTTACGGAAAACTGA
- a CDS encoding glycosyltransferase family 4 protein, which yields MKERRKRIGVVIPKYGTVGGAEGFVAELTERLALNPEWEMHVFANRWVRRSDNVTFHRVSVIPFPRFFVTPSFALYAAKEMESLGIDLIHTHDRIFAADLFTMHGTPHSYWVYGVREKPFMSLFDRATAWVERKLVTGNRCSGFFAVSELTRKLYIDEYGLEPSRVEVHHPGVDLGMYEGLDREECRRDVRQHLQIGLKEPVILFVSMNFEVKGLDRIMAGLSEIKLRRPTEPFRLLVVGRGNEKKYRGIAQRLDIDDRVLFTGPIPREELAKVYLASDVYAMLSTFDTFGMVVLEAMAAGLPVAVSGTVGARDIVIPGENGYVIEDPQRPAEVAAILSTLLNPRERERMGEAARRTALEHTWEKAAARVAEHYRRLLNTRNV from the coding sequence ATGAAGGAACGGCGGAAGAGGATCGGCGTGGTCATTCCCAAGTACGGGACGGTGGGCGGCGCCGAGGGCTTTGTGGCGGAGCTCACGGAGCGGCTCGCCCTGAACCCCGAGTGGGAGATGCACGTCTTCGCCAACCGGTGGGTGCGGCGCTCCGACAATGTGACGTTCCACCGCGTCTCCGTCATTCCCTTCCCCCGGTTCTTCGTCACCCCCAGCTTTGCCCTCTACGCTGCGAAGGAGATGGAATCCCTGGGGATCGACCTCATTCACACCCACGACAGGATTTTTGCGGCGGACCTCTTCACGATGCACGGAACACCCCACAGCTACTGGGTTTACGGAGTCCGGGAGAAGCCGTTCATGAGCCTTTTCGACCGGGCCACCGCTTGGGTGGAGCGGAAGCTCGTCACCGGGAACCGCTGTTCCGGGTTCTTCGCCGTCTCGGAGCTGACCCGGAAACTCTACATCGACGAATACGGGCTGGAACCCTCAAGGGTCGAAGTGCACCATCCCGGGGTGGACCTGGGAATGTACGAGGGACTGGACCGTGAGGAGTGCCGCCGGGACGTGCGGCAGCACCTGCAGATCGGCCTTAAAGAACCGGTCATTCTCTTCGTCTCCATGAACTTCGAGGTCAAGGGCCTCGACCGGATCATGGCCGGACTCTCGGAGATCAAGCTCCGGCGGCCCACGGAGCCCTTCCGGCTCTTGGTGGTGGGGCGGGGGAACGAAAAGAAGTACCGCGGAATCGCCCAGAGGCTGGACATTGACGACCGGGTCCTCTTCACCGGGCCGATACCGAGGGAGGAACTGGCGAAGGTCTACCTGGCCTCGGATGTCTATGCCATGCTCTCCACGTTCGACACCTTCGGCATGGTGGTCCTGGAGGCCATGGCGGCGGGTCTCCCCGTGGCCGTCAGCGGCACCGTCGGCGCCCGGGACATCGTGATCCCGGGGGAGAACGGCTACGTCATCGAGGATCCCCAGCGGCCCGCCGAGGTGGCGGCGATCCTGAGCACCCTTCTCAACCCCCGGGAGCGGGAGCGCATGGGCGAGGCGGCCCGACGCACGGCCCTGGAGCACACCTGGGAAAAGGCGGCGGCGCGGGTGGCGGAGCACTACCGCCGGCTGCTGAATACCCGGAACGTCTGA
- a CDS encoding MBOAT family protein: MLFNSYEYIFIFLPAALVLFFLLSRRGWTKAAKVSLVFSSLFFYGWWDPRYLPLILGSILFNYAVGRTLSHFGEKPESWRKRLLAAGIAGDVLLLGWFKYADFFIANINSSSGLHLPLLHIVLPLGISFFTFTQIAYLVDAFRGRAKEYSFTNYALFVSFFPHLLAGPILHHREMMPQFDDEGNKRIDYGNLSVGVYLFFIGLVKKVVIADSFAPWANSGFDTAENLAFMEAWITSLSYTLQLYFDFSGYTDMALGTARMFNIRLPVNFNSPYRSLDIQEFWRRWHMTLSRFMRDYLYIPFGGNRGTEARVTANLLLTFLIGGLWHGAGWTFVFWGFLHGAAMGVHRLWKRTGRTLPNWAAWLVTFHFVNVAWIFFRAKSWDRAWLVLKGMLGLNGIVVSEHLRGPLGFLAEHGVRFGKWITLPGGTRAVWMILGFGLLCLLLKNSNEMAERFRPGRATLWFLIALSLAGLFQLAKVSEFLYFNF, encoded by the coding sequence ATGCTCTTCAACTCCTACGAATACATCTTCATCTTCCTGCCGGCCGCCCTGGTCCTTTTTTTTCTCTTGAGCCGCCGGGGTTGGACGAAGGCGGCCAAGGTCTCCCTCGTCTTCTCGTCCCTCTTCTTCTACGGCTGGTGGGACCCGCGGTACCTGCCGCTCATCCTGGGGAGCATCCTGTTCAACTACGCCGTCGGCCGGACCCTGTCCCACTTCGGGGAGAAGCCGGAATCATGGCGGAAACGGCTCCTGGCAGCGGGAATCGCCGGGGACGTCCTGCTCCTGGGATGGTTCAAGTACGCCGACTTTTTCATCGCCAACATCAACAGCTCGTCAGGCCTTCACCTGCCCCTGCTGCACATCGTCCTCCCCCTGGGCATCAGCTTCTTCACCTTCACCCAGATCGCCTACCTGGTGGACGCCTTCCGGGGCCGGGCAAAGGAGTACAGCTTCACCAACTACGCCCTGTTCGTCTCCTTCTTCCCCCACCTCCTGGCGGGCCCGATCCTCCACCACCGGGAGATGATGCCCCAGTTCGACGACGAGGGAAACAAGCGGATCGATTACGGAAACCTCTCGGTCGGGGTTTACCTCTTCTTCATCGGTCTGGTGAAGAAGGTCGTCATCGCCGACTCCTTCGCCCCCTGGGCGAACAGCGGCTTCGATACGGCGGAGAACCTGGCCTTCATGGAGGCCTGGATCACCAGCCTCTCCTACACGCTCCAGCTCTACTTCGACTTTTCGGGCTACACCGACATGGCCCTCGGAACCGCCCGGATGTTCAACATCCGGCTCCCGGTAAACTTCAACAGCCCCTACCGCTCGCTGGACATCCAGGAATTCTGGCGCCGCTGGCACATGACGCTGAGCCGCTTCATGCGGGACTACCTCTACATCCCCTTCGGCGGGAACCGCGGAACGGAGGCCCGGGTGACGGCAAACCTCCTCCTCACCTTCCTCATCGGCGGGCTCTGGCACGGGGCGGGCTGGACCTTCGTCTTCTGGGGCTTCCTCCACGGCGCCGCCATGGGCGTCCACCGCCTCTGGAAACGGACGGGCCGGACGCTGCCGAACTGGGCGGCGTGGCTGGTCACCTTTCATTTCGTGAACGTCGCCTGGATCTTCTTCCGGGCCAAATCGTGGGACCGGGCGTGGCTGGTCCTCAAGGGGATGCTCGGCCTGAACGGCATCGTCGTCTCGGAGCACCTTCGAGGACCCCTGGGGTTCCTGGCGGAACACGGCGTCCGTTTCGGCAAGTGGATCACCCTCCCGGGGGGCACCCGGGCCGTCTGGATGATCCTCGGGTTCGGCCTGCTCTGCCTGCTCCTGAAGAACTCAAACGAGATGGCCGAGCGGTTCCGGCCCGGCCGGGCGACTCTCTGGTTCCTCATCGCCCTGTCCCTGGCCGGCCTGTTCCAACTGGCAAAGGTATCGGAATTCCTTTACTTTAATTTCTGA
- a CDS encoding FkbM family methyltransferase, whose product MPKRLKSFLYRRWPELAAASEAYSAVRSIRKAGVRETPWGFRFIGPVEMQEGRFEKEEAQVIRDCISRADVFIDVGANVGYYTCLARSLGRIVIAVEPLSQNLQFLYSNLEANGWRDVEVHPLGLSAAPGLAVLHGTGTAASLVEGWAGPSTKHRPIPLTTLDALLAGRFRARKLFIKVDVEGVEFDLLQGAGETLRRDLPPVWIVETGIGGWCPESHDSRFREIFELFWSLGYRSRTVGRETVPVTEKEVAAWLKEQSTDGFSNFLFEKAG is encoded by the coding sequence ATGCCCAAACGACTCAAATCGTTTCTTTACCGGCGCTGGCCGGAACTGGCCGCCGCCAGCGAAGCCTACTCCGCCGTCCGGTCCATCCGGAAGGCCGGCGTCCGCGAAACGCCCTGGGGTTTCCGTTTTATCGGACCGGTCGAAATGCAGGAGGGCCGCTTCGAGAAGGAAGAGGCCCAGGTCATACGGGATTGCATCTCCCGGGCGGATGTCTTCATCGACGTCGGGGCCAACGTGGGATACTATACCTGTCTCGCCCGCTCCCTGGGCCGGATTGTGATCGCCGTGGAGCCGCTGTCCCAGAACCTCCAATTCCTCTATTCAAACCTGGAGGCAAACGGCTGGCGAGACGTGGAGGTGCACCCCCTGGGCCTCTCGGCTGCACCGGGCCTGGCCGTTCTTCACGGAACCGGCACGGCGGCCTCCCTCGTGGAGGGGTGGGCCGGCCCGTCCACGAAGCACCGGCCGATCCCGCTCACCACCCTGGACGCTTTGCTGGCGGGGCGCTTCCGTGCCCGCAAGCTCTTCATAAAAGTCGACGTCGAGGGCGTGGAGTTCGACCTCCTCCAGGGGGCCGGGGAAACCCTTCGCCGGGATCTGCCTCCCGTCTGGATCGTCGAGACGGGGATCGGCGGCTGGTGCCCGGAGAGCCACGACAGCCGCTTCCGGGAGATCTTCGAGCTTTTCTGGTCTCTCGGCTACCGCTCCAGGACCGTGGGTCGGGAGACCGTCCCGGTGACGGAGAAGGAGGTCGCCGCCTGGCTCAAGGAGCAGTCCACGGACGGGTTCAGCAATTTCCTGTTCGAGAAAGCGGGCTGA
- a CDS encoding glycosyltransferase family 2 protein, with protein sequence MIPDVTYLILNYNPRGEETAQEILGETIRSFHERKSPRLRAEVHLLDQGTTEGHRDWLREQAARFGFSLLLLEENIGISGAINRLVRMAKSPVVALVTSDVMVTTGMDEDLFEKVQIPEVFQALPFTDKSDVLRHTWTPAEPFGSDGLDLAPLREKELSLLGRLAGRKRRGYLRCIGVELNVMFWRRSVFDEVGFFDERWKACYENNDFSLRCFLAGGCTAVSYDSFVWHHHKVTEKNDSRQLVFACYGEDGTAVMKALWDEKWPDLNRQLDIYRSLGDRTIRDFPEVARRYGHNRYLADPRGEER encoded by the coding sequence ATGATTCCCGACGTTACGTACCTGATCCTGAACTACAATCCCCGGGGGGAGGAGACGGCCCAGGAGATCCTGGGCGAGACCATCCGCTCCTTCCATGAACGGAAGAGCCCCCGGCTGAGGGCGGAGGTGCACCTGCTGGATCAGGGGACGACGGAGGGGCATCGGGACTGGCTGCGGGAGCAGGCCGCCCGTTTCGGGTTCTCCCTTCTTCTCCTGGAGGAGAACATCGGAATCAGCGGTGCCATCAACCGGCTCGTTCGCATGGCGAAATCGCCGGTGGTGGCGCTGGTCACCTCGGATGTGATGGTCACCACGGGGATGGACGAGGACCTCTTCGAAAAGGTGCAGATCCCCGAGGTCTTCCAGGCGCTGCCCTTCACCGACAAGAGCGACGTCCTGCGCCACACCTGGACCCCGGCGGAGCCCTTCGGTTCCGACGGCCTCGACCTGGCGCCCCTCCGGGAAAAGGAGTTGTCCCTCCTGGGGCGCCTTGCCGGGCGCAAGCGGAGGGGTTATCTGCGCTGCATCGGCGTGGAGCTGAACGTCATGTTCTGGCGCCGCTCCGTCTTCGACGAGGTCGGGTTCTTCGACGAGCGCTGGAAGGCCTGTTACGAGAACAATGACTTCTCCCTCCGGTGTTTCCTGGCGGGAGGATGTACGGCCGTCAGCTACGACTCCTTCGTCTGGCACCATCACAAAGTGACGGAAAAGAACGATTCGCGGCAGCTCGTCTTTGCCTGTTACGGCGAGGACGGAACGGCCGTGATGAAGGCCCTCTGGGACGAGAAGTGGCCGGATCTGAACCGGCAACTGGACATTTACCGGTCCCTGGGCGACCGGACGATCCGGGATTTTCCGGAAGTGGCCCGGCGGTACGGCCACAATCGGTACCTGGCGGATCCGCGGGGCGAAGAGCGCTGA
- a CDS encoding class I SAM-dependent methyltransferase, with protein MGKFEKTWALRKTPSGALHKTLDEVRQRAARPTDICDHLEELFLLCLDKELRLIVELGVGDGESSFVFERAAKLWDAVLVSVDIEDRANVSTYGKRHFLHGDDVAFGDDFPSWCAGRGLSPEIDLLFIDTSHLYEHTVQEIRAWFPHLGAASRVVFHDTNMKESFVRRDGSIGAGWDNARGVIRAVEEYVGQSFPEETDFTRIIPSGQSEPGGAGWLVRHRASCNGLTILDRL; from the coding sequence GTGGGAAAATTTGAGAAAACATGGGCCCTGCGGAAGACCCCGTCGGGGGCGCTCCATAAGACCCTCGATGAAGTCCGGCAGCGTGCCGCCCGGCCGACGGACATCTGCGACCATCTGGAGGAGCTCTTTCTCCTCTGCCTGGACAAGGAGCTGCGTCTGATCGTGGAGTTGGGCGTGGGGGACGGCGAGTCGAGCTTCGTCTTCGAGCGGGCCGCGAAGCTCTGGGATGCCGTCCTCGTGAGCGTCGACATCGAGGACCGCGCGAACGTCTCGACCTACGGGAAGCGGCACTTCCTCCACGGCGACGACGTGGCCTTCGGCGACGACTTCCCCTCCTGGTGCGCAGGCCGGGGCCTTTCACCGGAGATCGATCTCCTCTTCATCGACACGAGCCATCTCTACGAACACACCGTCCAGGAAATCCGTGCCTGGTTTCCCCATCTGGGCGCAGCGTCGCGCGTCGTTTTCCACGACACGAACATGAAAGAGAGCTTTGTCCGGCGGGACGGGAGCATCGGCGCCGGCTGGGACAACGCCCGGGGGGTCATCCGGGCCGTCGAGGAATATGTGGGACAGTCTTTTCCGGAAGAAACGGACTTCACCCGGATCATTCCCAGCGGGCAGAGTGAGCCCGGCGGGGCCGGCTGGCTCGTCCGCCACCGGGCATCCTGCAACGGGCTCACGATTCTGGACCGGTTATGA
- a CDS encoding glycosyltransferase family 2 protein, translated as MIIKVPLSVAIITKNEGENLPGCLKSVRFASQIVVVDSGSTDDTIRVAEEAGCQVFTRSWEGFGVQKQYAIDRCTEPWILVLDADERIPPETASSIREVVTRPEKEGHPVGYTFPRRNYFQGRWIRHNGWWPDRILRLFRREKGRMSPARVHEGLEVKGLVAALEDPIDHFTESRLSAVLQKIDRYSTLGALEAYEEGKRATVWAAFSRAGFTFLQGYFLRLGMLDGVQGLTLAMTDSINKFFKYAKLSELSRQQDRVKR; from the coding sequence ATGATCATCAAGGTTCCCCTTTCCGTTGCCATCATCACGAAGAACGAGGGCGAGAACCTCCCGGGATGCCTGAAGAGCGTGCGCTTCGCCTCCCAGATCGTCGTCGTCGACTCGGGAAGCACCGACGACACGATCCGTGTCGCCGAGGAGGCGGGCTGCCAGGTCTTCACGCGCAGCTGGGAGGGGTTCGGCGTCCAGAAACAGTATGCCATCGACCGGTGCACCGAGCCCTGGATCCTGGTCCTGGATGCGGACGAGCGAATCCCTCCCGAGACGGCGTCCTCCATCCGGGAAGTCGTTACCAGGCCGGAGAAAGAGGGGCATCCGGTTGGATACACGTTCCCGCGGCGCAACTACTTCCAGGGCCGCTGGATCCGCCACAACGGCTGGTGGCCCGACCGCATCCTCAGGCTCTTCCGGCGGGAGAAGGGGCGCATGAGCCCCGCCCGGGTCCACGAGGGACTGGAGGTGAAAGGGCTCGTGGCTGCCCTGGAGGACCCCATCGACCACTTCACCGAGAGCCGCCTGAGCGCCGTCCTCCAGAAAATCGATCGCTATTCCACCCTGGGCGCCCTGGAGGCATACGAGGAGGGCAAACGGGCCACCGTCTGGGCCGCCTTTTCCCGGGCGGGTTTCACCTTTCTGCAGGGGTACTTCCTCCGGCTGGGGATGCTCGACGGGGTCCAGGGGCTGACCCTGGCCATGACCGACTCAATCAACAAGTTCTTCAAGTACGCCAAGCTGAGCGAGCTTTCCCGCCAGCAGGACCGGGTGAAGCGGTAG